The DNA sequence GTAAAGAAACTACTCAGAAATTATCACGTGATGTTATATTTAATGGTTTCAAAGAGCTAAAAAAAGTTTGGGGTCTTATGAAAAAAAATATTCCATTGAAACGTTATTTGGGAGGGTTTTTTGTTTCAAGTATGGCAGTTCAAACTGTTATGTTAGTTGCTACTTATTTTGGGGCTCAGGAGATTCAATGGGAGACAGAAGAAGATGGTACTATTGGTTTAATAAAATGTATCTTGATCATACAGTTGGTAGCCGTTGTGGGTGCAATTTGTACTTCAAAAGCTTCAAATAAATGGGGTAATATCCCAACCCTGATCGTAATCAATGGTATTTGGGCTACATTTTGTGCTTTGATCTATTTTATCACTTTACCAATTGAGTTTTATGTAATGGCAACCATGGCAGGATTTGTAATGGGTGGAATTCAGTCTTTGTCTCGTTCTACTTATTCGAAATTATTGCCGGAAACAGAAGATACAGCTTCGTTTTTTAGTTTCTACGATGTTGCCGAAAAAATCGGAATCGTAATCGGAATGTGTGTTTACGGAATTATTGATCAAATTACCGGAAGCCCGCGTGCGGCAATCGTTATTTTAGCTCTTTTCTTCTTAACATCTATTTTTCTTTTGAGAAGAGTTCCAAAAAATGCAACTTCAAAGTAATTAGTAGGTCAAAAGACCAGTTGTAAATCTATTTTTAATAAAGAGTAATACCCTGATAAATCCTTTACGGATTCATTAGGGTATTAATTTTTGCAATCATCTGTTTGGCATTGTTGTTCTTGGGATTTAGCTCCAATGATTTTTTATAGTTTTGTTTTGCTAATTCTAATTTTCCGGTTAGCTCATAGATTTCACCCAGACTATCGTAAACATTAGCAGATTGTGGGTATTCGCTGCAGTTAAGTGAAAATAACTGTATCGAAAGAGCGGTTTGCTTTTTGTTATAAACACTGTATCCTAAATTGTTGATGGCCTCTTCAAAATTAAAATCAGGATATTTTTGTCTCAACTTTTTGAATGCAACAACGGCAGTTTCAAATTTAGAGTTATCAAAAATTTCGATCATTCTGGTTTGTGGAGTCCTGATTTCATCTAATGTAAGTTCCAGCTTTTGAACTGTATCACCTTGGCGGGAAATGGTGATTCCCGTTAACTCATTTTTGTTATTCAAATTAAATTGAATGTTATTTGGGTAATTGTCAACCTTAAAAGTATTGTTGCCTAGGTAGTACATGCTACTTTTTTCGGTATCAAAATTTTCTTTGAAGAAAGGGGAATAGAGGTATAGTTTTTTGTTTTCTTCGAAGATCTTTGTCGTTCCGAGACGGTTATAGCCGTAAAGAATTTCGGTGTAATAGCCTTTTATGGCATTACGCAGTGCGAAGGGAGTTTCTTTGGTTGTTTGTTCATCGACCGGAATAGTCCAATTAAGTTTGTTTATAACTTCTTTAGTGATATAACTCATTAAAGGATAACGATTAGGTTTGTCACCATTGGCTAAAATCGCAATTCCGTTCCCTTTTTTCATAGTGGCTAGAAGCTCACCGCCAACCCCTGTGTTAGAGCCATCGTGTGTAAACCAATCCAGATTGCCCCAACCTAGACTTCGTTGCCAGCCGTAACTCCAGCCTCTTGGTCCGTTTAATGTTACGATTTGGGTCACTTTTTGAGCAACGGTTGTAGAAATTACAGTGTTTCCTTTGCCTAATAAAGCCTTTTGCATTTCGATGGCAATAGTGGCCAGATCAGTGGGAGTAGACCATAAACCGGAAGGAGCTACTTGTGGAGTAATCGGAATTCCGGTTTTGATAATTTCTCCTTTTGAATTATGCACTTTTGCAATATTGGTTAAAAAACCGTCTTCATTAGGTTGAATCATGGTTGAGTTTTGCAATTTTAAAGGATCAAGCAGCTGTTCTTTTACAATTTGGGCCAACGGCTTTCCAAGATGGTCTTCGAGAGCACATTGAAGGATTACATATCCACCGCCGCTGTATTCCCAATTGGTTCCCGGTTTAAAAAGAAACTCAATTTCTTTTTTGGATCTGGGCAATAATTTTCCCTGCAGACTCTCCACAATTGTCGGAATTGAATCACCTTGATAATAATCTTCAAAACCGCCTTGACTTGTTCCGGCAGTATGAGATAAAAGCTGTTTCCAGGTCACATTGCTGCTTTTTGTGAAATCATTTTCAGGTAATTTCCATCTTTTAAGGTAATTAGAAATAGGATCGTCCAGATTAATTAAACCTTTTTCTTCCAGAATAGCGCAAACTATTGCCGTAATGGGCTTTGAAATGGAGGCGGTTGAAAAAGCTGTATTTGCATTGATTTTTTCTGGCGAGTCAGCTGCTTTAATTCCCCATTCGCTTGTCCAGATTATTTTGTAATTTTCAAATACCGGGACGCTTAAACCCTTTAGATTGTGTTGGGCCATAAGTGATGTTATACTTGCTTTTAAACTATTTAAAGCACTGATCTTATTTGTTGTTTCATCTGTATTTTCTTTTTTCTGACCAAAAGATAGGGCACAAGAAAGCACCAGAAGGAAAATGTAAATTGTCCGTCTCATTATTATCGGTTTTTTAAAGGAATGGTTTTTAGATTATGCTAACTCTTTGCATTTTTTAAGGCGTAACATTTTTAGTAGCAGGTTTTAAATCTGCCAAGAGACCTTCGGCAGCAGCCTCCAGATGTGTGCCTGAATCTTTATCACTTTGATTCATGATAATTGAAAAGCCTAAATTATACTCTGAGTGTATTTTAAGTATATTTTGCGTACCATTAGAGCCTCCATCTTTGGCGTAAACAATAGTTTTATCGGGAGCTTGTTGAATTTCCCAAAAATAACCCATATCGCCATTTGTATAAATTCTTCGATGGGATTCAATAACAACCTTGTTAGTTCTGTCCAGTTCAAATTTTATAAGTTTAATTAAGTCGCTCATAGTAGATTTGAGCATCTTAGAAGCACCCCAAAGATTGCTGGATAAAGGAGTCATTAGTAATCCACTCGCATTATAGCCGTTGGCAAGTACATCGGTAGTAGCCAATTTGACCTTTGTGGATTTCATTCCTGCTTTGTCAAAAATATGTTGCTGTAATAAATCCTGGTAGTTCTTTTTGTAAACATTCTCCAGAATATGGGCACACAATTCAGGGCCTAGTGCTCCGTATTTAAAGGCTGTACCCGGAAGAGTGTCCACTTTTACCTGTCGCAGAGCAGTAAAAAAATCGGTTTTGGTATACGATTTATCAAGTCTGCTTTTGTGAACAAGAAAGCTGTCAGGACTGTATTTCTGTCTAATTTCTTTGGTATCCGGAAAAGGAGTTAATATCCCGCTTCTGTGGGTAATTAGATTTTTAATTTTTATTGGGTTTTTCTTAAACTCCAAATTTGAAAATTCTTCGTTCAGGTATTTCCGAATGTCATCGTCTAATCTTATTTTCCCGTCCAGGACTGCATTTGCAACAAGTGTCCCAGTAAATACTTTTGTAGTAGAAGCGATTTCAAAAAGAGTCTCGTCAGTAGCTTTGTTTCCTTTTCCTTTGTCGATTTCGCCATAATGTCTGGTGTAGACTTTATCGTCTATTACAACACCAATAGAGACAGAATAAGCCTTTGAATTGGTTAGTAATGTAGCGGCATTTTTATCGAGAGAAGCAAAAATTTCTTTTTCGCTAATTGGGTTTGCTTTTTGCTGGCTTAGACATGGAAAACCGATGCTTAATAAAAAAGCAATAATTAAATTTCTCATGGTTTTTACGTTATTAATTATTGCTTTTTATGATTTTAGTTAGCTGTTTTTATGCCTTGGAAATGTTTCCTGAACCCGAAACTTTTACATCACGTTTCTCTGGATTCCCTTCATATTTGATATTACCGGATCCGGATACTCTTGCTGTTAGAGTTTCATTGCAGTTAACACGACCGTTGCCGGAACCTGAAATGTTGATATCAGCATTTTTTGATTTCAGATCAGCCGCATCTATATCTCCTGAACCCGAAAGTTTAGTGGTAAAATTATTGGCTGTTCCTTTCAATCGTACATTTCCTGATCCGCTTAAATTAAGATCCAGATCATTAGAATCGATACCTAAATTAAAGTTTCCTGAACCCGAAAGTTTAGCTGAAAATTTATCGTTTTTGATATTATTCTTAGTTTGAATATCTCCCGAACCGGATAAAGTCACTTGAGATATTTTTTCGAACGGAATCGTAATTTGTATTTTTTGACGGGAACGAATATTAGTGTTTTTCTTCATGGAAATTTTCAAAGTATTTTCTGAAACTTCAACCTGTACCAATGGAAGTAAGTTTTCTTCTCCTTTGAGGGTAATATTCCCTTCTTTTCCGGAAACCAGGTCTACATCAAAAGAACCTGAGACTTTTATTCCGTCATAATCACTTGTATTTCGGGTTTCGGTACTTATTTTACCGTTTCCTGTTACCTTATTTGACGACTGTGCATTAGCTGTTAAGCTTAAAAGAAATGCACCACAAACTAATAATTGAACTGATTTTTTCATAATTTATACTTTTTTGGTTATTGTTTTTTGGTTAACGTTACACTGCCATAACTTGAATTGACAGCGATTTTATTTTGTCCTTTTTTCTTATAAAAGCCACTTATTCTTTTACTACTGTTTTTAGTTTCTGAAGATGAGATATCTAATGAACCATCATTTTTAATACCTCCGTATCGGTTGTTGATATCAAAATCAAAAGCGAAGTTGGTGTCGTATCCCAATGAAATATCGGAGTATTCGGAGGTTACAGTCACGTTATTGGCTTTTTCGTTTATGATTCCAACACTTAGTTTACTGTAGGTCAGATCGGCGCTTAAGTTGCTTAAGAGCTCTCCAACATTGACTGTAAGGTAATTTCCGGAACCGGTAACAGAGCCAATTTTTTCAAACTTAAATTTACCGTAATTACAATCGTACTTAACACTTTGTCCATCACCAATCACTAGGTCCGTATAATTGGTATCGAGGGTAATTTTACCGGCATCATTGATTTTTAGTCCGGAATATCGGGCTTCAATAGTTCCGCTTTTAATATAATCAATGGTTGAATTTTGACAGTACTCGATTTGAATGTTATTAGCATTTCCGTTTAATTTACTAAGTTCTACTTTGCCGTATTTGCAGAAAATATCAGTAGTAGAAGCCAGATCACCCGTAATAATGTTTCCATATTTATTACTAAGTTTTACTGTCCCGTTTTTTGGAATTTTAATGACATAGTTAATTTCAAAACTATTGCTGCTTCCTCTGCTTTTAAAAGAAGAGCTTCCAAGCGACGTAACAGCGCTAACCATTGCTTTTAAAGCCGTAATATCTACCGTTATGCTATTTAATCTTTCGTTTACCCAATTTTCATTCCCTCCGGTTACTTTGATGGTAATGTCCAGATCAATTTTATCTTCATCCCAGGTTGTCACAGTGATGTTACCGTATTTATTGTCAATATCTATTCCGGCATTGGAATTGACGATATAGGTTTTTTTGATTGTTTTTTGTTTTGAAATGTAGCCTTCATCGTTTGAAAATCCCAAGAAAGGAATCAAAAGAAAGAGCATTAGGAGGTTATAGTGTTTTTTCATGTGTCGTATTTTTTAAGTTTTCGTTTTCTTCTATTCGTTGTAAAACCGTTTGTAAAAAAGAGATTCGGGTTTGAAGATTGCTAATCATGGCGTAAATAATCTGTTTGTTTTCGCCATTTTTTTGCAATTCGTTTATGATTTTCTGATAATCGGCATCAAAAACTTTCATCTGTTTTAAAGCGTCATTTATAATTTGCTCATTTTCAGGCGAACTTTTTTCTTTTAGTTTAACCAGTTCGTTATCAATTAAAATATTGAATATGGAATCGGTTCGTTTGGTTTCGTTGGACGCAAATTGAAATTGCTTTGGCTTCGTGTCATTGTTATAAAAAACAGATATTCCAATCAGTAAGGCAATAGACGCTGCAATTCCCCACACGGCATAATTATTTCTCTTAGGTTTCTTTTGATGGTTTAGTTTATTCAGGAAATCAAGTTGGTGATCCGGATTTATTTCCTGTACATCCCACTGATTTTCTAATTTTTTAAACAATTGTTCTAAGTTGTCATTTTCCTTTTTCATATTTCCTCTAATTTTTTTCGTAAATTTTCTTTAGCTCTGCTTAATGTGGTCCGGCAATTGGCATAGCTGATATTTAAAATTTCGCAAATTTCTTCCTGATCATAACCTTCAATAAAAAAGAGGGTCAAAACCATTCTGTAATTGTCTTTTAATCCTAAAATGGCATCTAAGACCTGTTTTACTTTTAAGGAGTTCAAATCAATACTTTCAGAAAAGAAACTATCATCTTCCTCAATTTTGTAAAGTGTCTTGCTTAGATCCTCGATTTGAAGAGCATTATTCTTTCTATAAAAATCAATACTGTAATTGACAATTATTTTTTTTAACCACGCCCCAAAAGCAACTTCCTGCTTATAGTCGTTAATTTTTGTAAAAGCTTTCAAAAAACCTTCCTGCATGACGTCTTGTGCAAAATGCTCGTCTTTTACAATTCTGTACGCCACATTATACATGGCTTTACAGTAACGGTTGTAAACTTCGAATTGTGCTTTTTGATTGTTCTCTTTACAAAGCGTGATTAATTCTTCGATATTTTGGTTTGTTATATTCAAGTAATGGTTGCTAGTTTTTAATAAGGACTTTGCTTTTTTTGGTTTGTTACAGTTTCAATGAAATTTAATTTATTTTTTTTTCTGAAATATTCTTTTTTTTGTTTGATAGTCGTTGTTCATTGAGGAGTTAGGAGTGGTTGTAATTGATTGTCTATTCCTGATTTGTGTTTTTATTAAAGCTGTTAGAAGGTTTAGGATTATCCACACAATAAAATTAAGGTATAAATTTGTTTTGGCACAATGATTGTCTATTTTTACCGTCTATCTTGTGGAGGATATACTTAGGATTGTTTTACCAAAAACTAGCATATCTAAGACCATATCTACAGTTAGGATTGAACTTTTAATGACAAAACGACTTATATATTATTATGTCAAACCATAAAATACTTACTATTGACAATCTGTCACTTCAAGAATTTGACTCAGAGGCAGAATTAATTCCATTATTAACTCCAGAAGACGAAGAAGAAATGAATAACGAAGAGCTTCCGCTTTCGTTGCCTATCTTGCCTTTGCGTAATACTGTTTTATTTCCTGGTGTTGTGATTCCTATTTCGGCAGGAAGGGATAAGTCTATAAAATTAATTAATGATGCGAATGCCGGTGGAAAAATCATTGGTGTTGTTTCTCAAATTAATGAAGAAGATGAAGATCCGTCTAAAGATGATATTCATAAAATTGGAACGGTAGCAAGAATTCTGCGTGTTCTGAAAATGCCTGACGGGAATGTTACTGTTATTCTACAAGGAAAAAAACGTTTTGAAATTGACGAAGTCGTTTCAGAAGACCCTTATATTACAGCTACTATAAAAGAAGTTTCAGAAGAACGTCCCGATGAAAATGATACCGAATTTGTAGCGATTTTGGACTCTGTTAAAGAGTTGGCTATTCAAATTATAAAGGAAAGTCCAAACATTCCTTCCGAAGCTACTTTTGCGATTAAAAACATTGAAAGCCAATCGTTTTTAATCAATTTTGTTTCTTCTAATATGAATTTATCGGTAAAAGAAAAACAAGGTTTATTATCGATAAACGGATTAAAAGACAGAGCCCTTGAAACTTTACGTTATATGAATGTAGAGTTGCAAAAATTAGAATTGAAAAATGACATTCAGTCAAAAGTTCGTTTTGATTTAGATCAGCAACAACGCGAGTATTTCCTCCATCAGCAAATGAAAACCATTCAGGAAGAATTGGGTGGCGTTTCGCAGGAAGAGGAAATGGACGAAATGGGGCTGAAAGCAAAAACTAAAAAATGGGACGAGAAAACGCAAAAACATTTCGAAAAAGAACTGTCAAAAATGCGTAGAATGAATCCACAATCTCCTGATTTCGGGATTCAACGTAACTATTTAGAGTTGTTTCTAGAATTGCCTTGGGGCGAATATTCTAAAGATAAGTTTGATTTAAAACACGCTCAGAAAATATTAGACAAAGATCATTTCGGACTTGAAGAAGTTAAGAAAAGAATGGTAGAGCATTTGGCTGTATTGAAACTTCGTAACGATATGAAATCGCCAATTATTTGTTTAACAGGACCTCCGGGTGTTGGTAAAACCTCTATTGGTCGTTCTGTTGCCGAGGCCTTAGGACGTGAGTATGTGCGTATTTCGTTAGGTGGTTTACGTGACGAAGCAGAAATTCGCGGGCATAGAAAAACCTATATCGGTGCCATGCCGGGAAGAATTATTCAGAGTTTGAAAAAAGCAGGAACATCAAATCCGGTTTTTATTTTAGATGAAATTGATAAACTTTCAAGCGGAAACAGTGGTGACCCTTCTTCTGCTTTATTAGAAGTTTTAGATCCGGAGCAAAACAATTCTTTTTATGATAATTTCCTTGAAATGGGATATGATTTGTCTAAAGTAATGTTTATTGCGACTTCAAATAATATGTCAGCCATTCAGCCGGCATTACGTGACAGAATGGAAGTGATTAAAATGTCAGGGTATACGATTGAAGAAAAAGTAGAAATTGCAAAAAGACATCTTTTTCCAAAGCAATTAGAAGCACACGGTTTAACGACTAAAGATTTGACAATTGGCAAAAAACAATTAGAGAAAATTGTAGAAGGATATACACGTGAATCCGGTGTTCGTAATCTGGAGAATAAAATCGCTCAGGTCATTCGTAATGCAGCAAAAGCAGTTGCAATGGAAGAGGAATACAATAAAAAAGTTACAGATGAAGATATCGTAACTGTTTTAGGTGTACCAAGATTAGAACGTGATAAATACGAAAATAACGATGTTGCAGGAGTTGTAACAGGTTTGGCCTGGACAAGTGTTGGAGGAGATATTTTATTTATTGAATCTTTGATCTCTGAAGGAAAAGGAGCTCTTACCATTACAGGAAATCTAGGAAATGTAATGAAGGAATCGGCTACAATTGCTTTAGAATACATCAAAGCAAATGCTAAGAAATTAGGTCTTAGTGTTGAGTTGTTCCAGAAATACAACATTCACTTACACGTTCCGGAAGGAGCTACGCCAAAAGACGGTCCAAGTGCCGGTATCGCCATGTTGACTTCTTTGGTTTCTTTGTTAACGCAAAAGAAAGTAAAGAAAAGTCTTGCTATGACAGGGGAGATTACGCTTCGTGGAAAAGTTTTACCGGTAGGTGGAATTAAAGAGAAGATCTTGGCGGCAAAAAGAGCCAACATCAAAGAGATTATCCTGTGTCACGAAAACAAAAGTGATATTGACGAAATAAAAGCGGAATATTTAGAAGGACTGACCTTTCATTATGTAAAAGAAATGAGTGAAGTATTGGCTTTGGCATTGACAGATCAAAATGTTAAAAACGCTAAAACGCTGAAATAAATTTCTATATAAAATCCCAAAAATATAAATTCCAAATTCCAATAAACTGATGCTTTTTTAGTTTGGAATTTGGAATTTATATTTTTGGGATTTATTTATTTTTATAAGTTTATAATTTTATCTTCGCAGTTGCGTTATCTCCCTATAGGAACGCCTCAAAAAGCATGTTAAAACGACTTGTTGTATTTTTTATGTTATTGATTTGTTCGATTTCTTTCGGGCAAATAGGGGGTCGTTACACGTATCAGTTTCTTAATTTAACGACTTCACCAAGGCAGGCAGCGTTAGGTGGAAAAACGATTACAATTTACGACGACGATGTGAATCAGGTTATGTTTAATCCGGCGACTTTAAACGAAGATATGGACAATCATCTGGCTATGAATTACGGAAGTTATTACGGTCAGGCCTCCTACGGGACGGCTTCCTACGCTTATACGTATGACAGGCATTTGCAGACTTTTTATGCCGGAGTAAGTTATGTGAATTACGGTACATTTGAAGGTTATGACGAAAACGGTCAGGCGACTTCAGATTTTACAGGTAATGAAGGAGCGCTTTCGTTAGGGTATGCGTATAATATTCCTTTTACAGATGTTCATGTTGGAGCGAATGTGAAGCTAATAACTTCAACGCTAGAAACTTATAATTCTATCGGTGGTGCAATTGATTTAGGTTTTTTGTATATAATTGAAAAAAATGATTTAAATTTGGCTCTTGTAATTCGAAATATTGGAACTCAGTTCACAACTTATTCCGGAATACAGGAAAAATTGCCCCTTGAAATTATTGCAGGAGTATCGCAAGAACTAGAGCACGTGCCGCTTCGCTGGCATCTTACTTTAGAGAATTTGCAACAATGGAATGTTTCGTTCTCGAATCCGGTTCGTGGCGAAACAAACTTAGACGGTACGGCGAGTAAAGAGAAAGTTTCTTTTGTAAACAACGCCTTACGACATGTTATTGTTGGTGTCGAGCTTTTTCCTAAAAAAGCATTTAATATCAGATTGGGGTATAATTTTAGAAGAGGTGAGGAGTTAAGAATTGAAGAACAACGTAATTTTTCGGGAGTTTCTTTAGGGTTTGGTTTAAAAATGAATCGATTAAAGTTTAATTACTCATATTCAAAATATACTTTAGCGGCTAATACTAGTCTTTTTGGACTAATGTTTAACTTTCAATAGGTGATTTTATGAAGCTATTTTATTTAATTCTCTTGGTAACTGCAGGTTTTTTTAATACCTCAAATAGTGCTTTGGAAGAGGAAGATGTATTGACTGCTATAGATATTGAAAGGATAAATACCCATATCAATGAGGTAAAGGAAAAGATTGCGATTAGCTCTAATTACAATCAAAAAATTGCTTTTCTGGTTGATATGAAAATCAAATCCGGTAGAAATCGCTTTTTTGTGTACGACATTGAAAATGATAAAATTATAGATCAAGGACTTGTTGCCCACGGATCCGGATCAGAAACAGGAGTTGGTGGAGAGTTAAAATTTAGTAATACACCGGAATCTAAAGCAACTGCATTAGGAAGATACTCCATCGAAAAATGTTATAAAGGAATTTTTGGCAAGGCCTACAGACTGGCTGGTCTGGATGAAACCAATAATAACGCTTTGAAAAGAGCTATAGTTTTACATCGATATTCAGCTGTTCCTGAAAATGAACAGGATTATTATATTTCACGCAGCCAGGGTTGCCCAATGGTTAGTGAAGCCTTCTTCAAAAGAATAGAAAAAATAATTGATACTTCCAGATCAAGAATTATTTTAGATATTTACTACTAAAAAATCGTCCACACTTATTATTAATTTATAAAATCAAAAAGATTATTTTGAAAAAAATAACCATTGCAATTGACGGATTTTCGTCAACAGGAAAGAGTACTTTAGCAAAACAATTGGCAAAAGAATTAGAATACGTATACGTCGATACGGGAGCAATGTACAGAGCGGTAGCTTTATTTGCAATGCAGAATCAATTAATAGGACCTGAATTCTTCGATAAAACAGGCCTTGTGGATTTTCTTCCAAAAATTCAATTAGAGTTTAAATTCAATGCAGATTTAGGATTTGCAGAAATGTATCTGAATGATGAGAATGTTGAAAAACAAATCAGAACCATTGAGGTGTCCAGCTACGCAAGCAAAGTGGCTGAAATTTCAGAAGTGCGTGCTAAATTGGTGGAGCAACAAAAAGAAATGGGTAAAAACAAAGCTATCGTTATGGATGGCAGAGATATAGGTACTGTAGTTTTTCCTAATGCTGAGCTTAAAATTTTTATGACTGCAAGTGCGGAAACGCGTGCGCAAAGGCGTTTTGATGAATTACAGGAAAAAGGCGATGCTGTTTCGTATGAAGAGGTTTTGAAAAATGTGGTCGAAAGAGATTATATTGATACACATCGCGCAGATTCTCCATTAGTAATTGCAGATGATGCAATTGAAATCGATAATTCTTATTTAAACAGAGAAGAACAATTTTCAGCTGTTCTTGAATTAGTAAATGATGTTGTTAAAACGGTTTAATTTTTTGCAGATATCATTTTTAATGGTAGTTTTACCGCTTCATTTATTATTTTACAAAGACAATTTTATTATATGAGTATAAAATTAAGGCTGACAATTATGAATTTCCTCCAATTTTTTGTTTGGGGAATATGGTTGATTTCATTAGGTGGATATATGGGCCAGGTTTTTGGTCCTTTAGAAGGAGGTAGTATTGGCTTGTCTATAGGAAGAACTTATGCTTCTATGGGATGGGCAAGTTTATTCATGCCTGCTTTACTTGGGATCATTGCTGATAAATATTTTAGTGCGCAAAAAGTTTTGGGAATTGCTCACGTTATTGCGGGAATTGCAATTTTCTTTGCAACTAAAGCGACTAATTCAACAGAAATGTATTGGATTATTTTTGTAACAAGTTGTTTTTATATGCCAACAATAGCCTTAAACAACTCCGTTAGTTACGCGGTCTTAAATAAATTTAGTTTTGATGTTCAAAAAGCATTTACTCCAATTCGTGTATGGGGAACAGTTGGATTTATTATAGCAATGTGGGTAACGGATTTGACTGATTGGAAATCAAGTACGAATCAGTTTGTTTTTGCGGCCGTTGCCATGATTATTACTGGTATATATTCATTCTCTATGCCTGATGTTCCTGCTGAAAATAAAAACACAAACCAATCATTTTCTAGTAGATTCGGATTAGATAGTTTTGTGCTTTTTAAGCAAAAGAAAATGGCTATATTTTTTGTTTTTGCGATGCTTTTAGGTGCTGCATTACAAGTTACTAATATGTTTGGTGATACTTTTATAAGAAGTTTTGGTTCTAATCCTGAGTATCAAGGAACTTTTGGAGTGGAGCACTCCGTATTTATTATTTCATTATCTCAAATTTCAGAGACACTTTTTATTCTGACTATTCCTTTCTTTTTGAAGAGATTTGGTATTAAGCAGGTAATGGTTTTTAGTATGATTGCATGGGTATTGCGTTTCGCTTTATTTGGTATCGGAAATCCTGGATCAGGTGTGATTTTCCTTGTTTTATCAATGATCGTTTACGGAATGGCTTTTGACTTTTTTAATATCTCAGGTTCGTTATTTGTTGAAAGAGAAACGGATAGCAAAATTAGATCAAGTGCTCAAGGATTATTTATGCTAATGACTAATGGTATTGGAGCAATTTTAGGAGGTGAATTTGCTGGAAGAACGGTAGGTTATTTTACTGATGGAAATACAGTGCAATGGTCTAATGTTTGGTTTTCATTTGCTGGTTATGCATTTGTAATTCTAATTTTGTTTGCTTTTCTTTTTAAGTATAAACATGATCCAAAGGAGGTTGAGAATTTAAGGCATTAAATAAGATTAATTTTAGCGATTAAATGAAATAGAATGTTAAGTCATTTTTGATTTTAATTTATTCAAACCCGACAGGTTTTTAAAACCTGTCGGGTTTAATTATTTTTTAAGGTTTTAGAACTTAAAAAACATCAACTGTACTACTACAGAAAGACTAGCCTGATAATCATTTGTGTTTTATTTTGTCAGTACAAATAAATGTAGTAATTTTGCAGTCCTTTTGGCAGAGTAGAGTTTCCACTAGGTATCAACAATTTATGTAAAACAACTTCTGTTTTTTCTATCGCTTTATGAAACTCAAGAAAAACAGAATACAAATTTTTTATCAGCATGTCTGAACAATTAAAATCACAAG is a window from the Flavobacterium cupriresistens genome containing:
- a CDS encoding RNA polymerase sigma factor, whose product is MNITNQNIEELITLCKENNQKAQFEVYNRYCKAMYNVAYRIVKDEHFAQDVMQEGFLKAFTKINDYKQEVAFGAWLKKIIVNYSIDFYRKNNALQIEDLSKTLYKIEEDDSFFSESIDLNSLKVKQVLDAILGLKDNYRMVLTLFFIEGYDQEEICEILNISYANCRTTLSRAKENLRKKLEEI
- a CDS encoding serine hydrolase, whose protein sequence is MRRTIYIFLLVLSCALSFGQKKENTDETTNKISALNSLKASITSLMAQHNLKGLSVPVFENYKIIWTSEWGIKAADSPEKINANTAFSTASISKPITAIVCAILEEKGLINLDDPISNYLKRWKLPENDFTKSSNVTWKQLLSHTAGTSQGGFEDYYQGDSIPTIVESLQGKLLPRSKKEIEFLFKPGTNWEYSGGGYVILQCALEDHLGKPLAQIVKEQLLDPLKLQNSTMIQPNEDGFLTNIAKVHNSKGEIIKTGIPITPQVAPSGLWSTPTDLATIAIEMQKALLGKGNTVISTTVAQKVTQIVTLNGPRGWSYGWQRSLGWGNLDWFTHDGSNTGVGGELLATMKKGNGIAILANGDKPNRYPLMSYITKEVINKLNWTIPVDEQTTKETPFALRNAIKGYYTEILYGYNRLGTTKIFEENKKLYLYSPFFKENFDTEKSSMYYLGNNTFKVDNYPNNIQFNLNNKNELTGITISRQGDTVQKLELTLDEIRTPQTRMIEIFDNSKFETAVVAFKKLRQKYPDFNFEEAINNLGYSVYNKKQTALSIQLFSLNCSEYPQSANVYDSLGEIYELTGKLELAKQNYKKSLELNPKNNNAKQMIAKINTLMNP
- a CDS encoding head GIN domain-containing protein, translating into MKKSVQLLVCGAFLLSLTANAQSSNKVTGNGKISTETRNTSDYDGIKVSGSFDVDLVSGKEGNITLKGEENLLPLVQVEVSENTLKISMKKNTNIRSRQKIQITIPFEKISQVTLSGSGDIQTKNNIKNDKFSAKLSGSGNFNLGIDSNDLDLNLSGSGNVRLKGTANNFTTKLSGSGDIDAADLKSKNADINISGSGNGRVNCNETLTARVSGSGNIKYEGNPEKRDVKVSGSGNISKA
- a CDS encoding anti-sigma factor, yielding MKKENDNLEQLFKKLENQWDVQEINPDHQLDFLNKLNHQKKPKRNNYAVWGIAASIALLIGISVFYNNDTKPKQFQFASNETKRTDSIFNILIDNELVKLKEKSSPENEQIINDALKQMKVFDADYQKIINELQKNGENKQIIYAMISNLQTRISFLQTVLQRIEENENLKNTTHEKTL
- a CDS encoding MFS transporter codes for the protein MKNLQKGDKKLLNAWAFYDWANSVYTLTIASAVFPIFYDSLFSDDNHYIDVFGMHLKNSALISFITAAAFLVVSFISPFLSGIADYVGNKKSFMKFFCYVGALSCMGLYWFDLGNIYVGLAFYFLGLIGYWGSLVFYNSYLPDIAFPEQQDKISAKGYSLGYVGSVLLLIINLVMIMGAENGAAKMQAMRYSFIMVGVWWVLFSQYTYFFLPKGSKETTQKLSRDVIFNGFKELKKVWGLMKKNIPLKRYLGGFFVSSMAVQTVMLVATYFGAQEIQWETEEDGTIGLIKCILIIQLVAVVGAICTSKASNKWGNIPTLIVINGIWATFCALIYFITLPIEFYVMATMAGFVMGGIQSLSRSTYSKLLPETEDTASFFSFYDVAEKIGIVIGMCVYGIIDQITGSPRAAIVILALFFLTSIFLLRRVPKNATSK
- a CDS encoding serine hydrolase domain-containing protein, whose product is MRNLIIAFLLSIGFPCLSQQKANPISEKEIFASLDKNAATLLTNSKAYSVSIGVVIDDKVYTRHYGEIDKGKGNKATDETLFEIASTTKVFTGTLVANAVLDGKIRLDDDIRKYLNEEFSNLEFKKNPIKIKNLITHRSGILTPFPDTKEIRQKYSPDSFLVHKSRLDKSYTKTDFFTALRQVKVDTLPGTAFKYGALGPELCAHILENVYKKNYQDLLQQHIFDKAGMKSTKVKLATTDVLANGYNASGLLMTPLSSNLWGASKMLKSTMSDLIKLIKFELDRTNKVVIESHRRIYTNGDMGYFWEIQQAPDKTIVYAKDGGSNGTQNILKIHSEYNLGFSIIMNQSDKDSGTHLEAAAEGLLADLKPATKNVTP